In Streptomyces sp. NBC_00448, the following are encoded in one genomic region:
- a CDS encoding right-handed parallel beta-helix repeat-containing protein, protein MKHTRNSTAASRGTRRKVLAGVAATIACSAGLLAFHPAVSQAAAPALNSNALYVSPSGSAGAPGTQSSPTTLTSAITKITAGGTIYMLGGTYNLAQTVTIATGNDGTSSASKEISAYPGQTPVLDFSAQSESSTNRGLQLDGNYWHLYGLTVQHAGDNGIFVGGSNNVIERTVTAFNRDTGLQISRASSTTPKAQWPANNLVISSESHDNRDSTGENADGFAAKLTVGTGNVFRYDVSHNNIDDGWDLYTKSDTGAIGPVTIEYSLSYNQGTLTDGTQASNGDRNGFKLGGDKIAVNNIARHDLAYHNGKDGFTYNSNPGTIQVQNDVSIDNVERNYSFDAGTSVFRNDTSCRFASGGSNDKTVGSTDSSDQFWTGTNGSRCSSYSGSLGWSFAADGSLQVTLGGKAVTL, encoded by the coding sequence ATGAAGCACACGCGGAACTCCACAGCTGCGTCACGCGGGACGCGACGCAAGGTCCTTGCCGGTGTGGCGGCGACGATAGCCTGCTCGGCCGGTCTTCTCGCGTTCCACCCGGCTGTCTCGCAGGCTGCAGCGCCGGCCCTGAACAGCAACGCCCTGTACGTCTCGCCCAGCGGCAGTGCCGGCGCGCCGGGCACCCAGTCCTCGCCGACCACGCTCACCTCGGCGATCACCAAGATCACTGCCGGCGGTACCATCTACATGCTCGGCGGGACCTACAACCTCGCGCAGACCGTCACTATCGCGACCGGCAACGACGGCACGTCCAGCGCCAGCAAGGAGATCTCCGCCTACCCCGGCCAAACTCCGGTGCTGGACTTCTCCGCCCAGAGCGAGAGCTCCACCAACCGCGGACTGCAACTCGACGGCAACTACTGGCACCTGTACGGCCTCACCGTTCAGCACGCCGGCGACAACGGCATCTTCGTCGGAGGCAGCAACAACGTCATCGAGCGCACGGTGACGGCCTTCAACCGCGACACCGGTCTGCAGATCTCCCGGGCTTCCTCGACCACCCCCAAAGCCCAGTGGCCGGCGAACAACCTCGTCATCAGCTCGGAGTCACACGACAACCGCGACTCCACTGGTGAGAACGCCGACGGGTTCGCCGCGAAACTCACCGTCGGCACCGGCAACGTCTTCCGGTACGACGTCTCCCACAACAACATCGACGACGGCTGGGACCTCTACACCAAGTCCGACACGGGAGCCATCGGTCCGGTGACCATCGAGTACTCCCTGTCCTACAACCAGGGCACCCTGACCGACGGCACCCAAGCGTCCAACGGTGACCGCAACGGCTTCAAGCTCGGCGGAGACAAGATCGCCGTCAACAACATCGCGCGTCATGACCTGGCCTACCACAACGGCAAGGACGGGTTCACCTACAACAGCAACCCCGGCACGATCCAGGTGCAGAACGACGTCAGCATCGACAACGTCGAGCGGAACTACTCCTTCGACGCGGGCACCTCCGTCTTCCGCAACGACACCTCCTGCCGGTTCGCCAGCGGTGGGTCGAACGACAAGACGGTCGGCAGCACCGACAGCTCCGATCAGTTCTGGACCGGGACGAACGGATCGCGGTGCTCGTCGTACTCCGGCTCGCTCGGCTGGTCCTTCGCGGCGGACGGCAGTCTGCAGGTGACCTTGGGCGGCAAGGCGGTGACTCTCTGA
- a CDS encoding WD40/YVTN/BNR-like repeat-containing protein has translation MALFTRKRRWFTICVLAVSGTLIAVPASAVPGGEQHPFGIRATAQLAQDRKASVGSFTADVAGEDGSDDDGNESDEIAEGADQFAEARTAPGVVSPGAFGAAWDSLTALHGTGGTWKNITDLPYDSDDPRYRDIDSNSSGGSGLVTGRMSAMAADDDGYVYAGSAGGGVWRSGTGGGHWTPVSDRLPTQATGSLALDGKGRLWLGTGEATTNADAYLGSGVYVLSDPHHGTFSQADRVGGDELESTTIHELRFGAGTVWAATSEGVWSHSTTRLSGPWKLQFAPNPAYLPGHSKADDPDAPYKNITNDVAVDPKDPSKVLLAVGWRSGDDYNGFYAKKNGTWQKVTAGLGGLPTDADDIGEVTFAASADGSRYYAIDQSPEELAGNPDSSLEGIYVSKSGSPFGPWTKTADYRQLSASGSALTDDGFMPGVQAWYNQFLAVDPSNADHVYAGLEEVFESKDGGAQWSTVGPYWNFDFPCWSIDPSEQTGTCSQTTHSDQHGVAIGRYHGKPYVYVGNDGGAYRRPLNGSQDAAGHATDWTSLNDGTIDTLQYYSVGVGKDPSGHGVAVTGGLQDNGQSELRAGDKVMGSNFGGDGTTTITDPAGGCNIAQAYVYLQIQVTQDCAINNGSWETDPSTATSFSVAPPDNATGEARFVAPMTADSKNSSTWIAGGRHVWVQTHGYAIRSSSEWSDAFDLGEGHTATAVASSDGKVYAAWCGPCDSQGFTRGIAVGNADGTGWHRIGLPANGTVPNRYLSGIAIDPKNAEHAYLTVSGFSRQWTEGPGAGVGHVFETTDGGTTWKDISGNFPDVPADNAVVLPNGGLAVATDLGVVYHAAHTTTWERVGSLPAVAVLQLEIGPDGKLYAATHGRGIYTLSVHHLK, from the coding sequence GTGGCACTGTTCACCCGCAAGAGACGATGGTTCACGATCTGTGTCCTCGCCGTATCCGGCACACTGATCGCCGTACCGGCGAGCGCGGTGCCCGGTGGCGAGCAACACCCCTTCGGCATACGTGCGACCGCCCAACTCGCCCAGGACCGGAAGGCGTCCGTCGGCAGTTTCACCGCAGACGTGGCAGGCGAGGACGGGAGCGACGATGACGGCAACGAGTCGGACGAGATCGCCGAGGGCGCGGACCAGTTCGCCGAGGCCCGTACCGCTCCCGGCGTGGTCTCCCCTGGTGCCTTCGGTGCGGCCTGGGACAGCTTGACCGCCCTGCACGGCACCGGCGGCACGTGGAAGAACATCACCGACCTGCCGTACGACTCCGACGATCCGCGCTACCGCGACATCGACTCGAACTCGAGCGGCGGCTCCGGCCTGGTGACCGGCCGGATGTCCGCCATGGCCGCCGACGACGACGGCTATGTCTACGCCGGGAGCGCGGGCGGCGGCGTCTGGCGCTCGGGTACCGGCGGCGGCCACTGGACGCCCGTCAGCGACCGTCTTCCGACCCAGGCCACCGGCAGCCTCGCCCTGGACGGCAAGGGACGCCTGTGGCTGGGCACCGGCGAGGCGACCACCAACGCCGACGCGTACCTCGGCAGTGGTGTCTACGTCCTGTCCGACCCGCACCACGGCACGTTCTCGCAAGCCGACCGGGTCGGTGGGGACGAGTTGGAGAGCACCACCATCCACGAGCTGCGCTTCGGCGCGGGCACGGTGTGGGCGGCCACGAGCGAAGGCGTGTGGAGTCACTCGACCACACGCCTGTCGGGGCCCTGGAAGCTCCAGTTCGCTCCCAACCCGGCCTACCTGCCCGGCCATTCCAAGGCCGACGACCCGGACGCGCCGTACAAGAACATCACCAACGACGTCGCCGTCGACCCCAAGGACCCCTCCAAGGTCCTCCTCGCGGTTGGCTGGCGCAGCGGTGACGACTACAACGGCTTTTACGCGAAGAAGAACGGCACCTGGCAGAAGGTGACCGCCGGCCTCGGTGGCCTTCCCACCGACGCGGACGACATCGGTGAAGTCACCTTCGCGGCGTCCGCCGACGGGTCGCGCTACTACGCGATCGACCAGTCGCCCGAAGAGCTTGCCGGCAACCCGGACAGTTCGCTGGAGGGTATCTACGTCTCCAAGTCGGGCTCCCCGTTCGGGCCGTGGACCAAGACGGCCGACTACCGTCAGCTCAGCGCGTCCGGCTCGGCCCTGACGGACGACGGCTTCATGCCTGGCGTGCAGGCCTGGTACAACCAGTTCCTCGCTGTCGATCCCTCGAACGCGGATCATGTCTACGCCGGGCTCGAAGAGGTCTTCGAGAGCAAGGACGGCGGTGCCCAGTGGTCCACGGTCGGCCCGTACTGGAACTTCGACTTCCCCTGCTGGAGTATTGACCCCTCCGAGCAGACAGGTACTTGCAGCCAGACGACGCATTCGGACCAGCACGGCGTCGCGATCGGCCGCTACCACGGAAAGCCGTACGTGTACGTCGGCAACGACGGCGGCGCCTACCGCCGTCCTCTCAACGGTTCCCAGGACGCCGCGGGGCACGCCACCGACTGGACCTCGCTGAACGACGGCACCATCGACACCCTCCAGTACTACTCGGTCGGTGTCGGCAAGGACCCCTCGGGCCACGGCGTCGCGGTCACCGGCGGCCTCCAGGACAACGGCCAGTCCGAACTGCGCGCCGGCGACAAGGTCATGGGGTCCAACTTCGGCGGAGACGGCACCACCACGATCACCGACCCCGCAGGCGGCTGCAACATCGCCCAGGCCTATGTCTACTTGCAGATTCAGGTCACCCAGGACTGTGCGATCAACAATGGTTCCTGGGAAACCGACCCGTCCACGGCCACCTCGTTCTCGGTCGCACCGCCGGACAACGCGACCGGTGAGGCCCGGTTCGTCGCCCCCATGACAGCGGACAGCAAGAACAGCTCAACCTGGATCGCCGGCGGCAGGCACGTCTGGGTACAGACCCACGGCTACGCCATCCGCAGCAGCTCCGAGTGGAGCGACGCCTTCGACCTCGGCGAGGGACACACCGCCACCGCGGTCGCCTCCTCGGACGGAAAGGTGTACGCGGCGTGGTGCGGCCCCTGCGACAGCCAGGGCTTCACCCGGGGCATCGCCGTCGGCAATGCGGACGGCACCGGCTGGCACCGGATCGGCCTCCCCGCGAACGGCACCGTACCCAACCGCTACCTCAGCGGCATCGCCATCGACCCGAAGAACGCCGAACACGCCTACCTCACCGTCAGCGGCTTCTCCCGGCAGTGGACCGAAGGCCCCGGCGCGGGCGTCGGCCATGTCTTTGAAACAACGGACGGCGGCACCACGTGGAAGGACATCTCAGGCAACTTCCCTGACGTGCCCGCGGACAATGCAGTCGTACTGCCCAACGGCGGCCTCGCCGTCGCCACAGACCTGGGCGTCGTCTACCACGCCGCGCACACCACCACCTGGGAACGGGTCGGCTCCCTGCCCGCTGTCGCCGTACTCCAGCTGGAGATCGGCCCCGACGGCAAGCTGTACGCCGCCACCCACGGGCGCGGCATCTACACCCTCTCGGTACACCACCTGAAGTAA